A stretch of DNA from Oxobacter pfennigii:
GTTATCATAATCGGTGGCAATAGCCCCAGGGTCACACCCGTTCCCATACCGAACACGTAGGTTAAGCCTGGGTACGCTGATGGTACTGCCATGGAAGCGTGGTGGAAGAGTAAGTCGTCGCCGGTATTATAAAGAGAAACGGTTCTCGAAAGAGGGCCGTTTCTCTTTATATGTGCAAATTCCTCGATGGATTCAAAAGAGCTTACAGCAAGATAGCTACTAAATAAAATAAAACATTGGCATAACTATTGAATTATTAATAAAATAATGTTAAAATTTTAATTAAAATAATAACTTTACATGATTTTTGCAACTTCATAATTAAATAAAGTAATTGTAAATAGCAAACTCATCGAAAGGTGGAGACGCAAAGCTACGAGTCTAAAGCAGTTTACTGCCATGACAGTCGGGTTGCCAATGCCAATTTGCATTTTTTGTTTTGCAAGCAGGTAACCGATACCTGCTTTTATTATTCCATATAGTTCAATATGATTTATTGAATATGAGCACTGATGAGTTAATGTTTTGGAGGTGATGAAGATAAGCAAACGGAAAATTTCTGTATCGGAGTGCAAAGAACAGGATATTATTGCAGAAAATATTGTAAATAAAAATGGCATAATGATGGTAGCAGAAAATACTGTGGTAAATGAAAAGATTAAAAGAAAATTGATAGAACTTCAAGTAGCTGATGTAATTGTTATTAGGGAAAATGAATCCTGGGAAGAAACAGCCCGTAATTCAGATCCGCTGCTTGAGGCCGATTTCAGCAAGTTTAAGGAAAAGTATGTTAAACGAACTAGGAACGTTAAGAAAATATTGGACAATCTGGCTGAAGGATACACTGTAACAGGTGAGACTATAAATTACATAGTAGAATCGTTTTATGAAGATATAATGAAGAACAGACGGATTATTGAATATATATGCCGTATGGAAAACATGGATCAGCAAACATATTCGCATAGTATCAATGTTTCCATATATTCAATGATGATAGGTAAGTGGATGGGACTTCCAGGGATACAAATCCGGGACTTAATGAAAGCTGGCATGCTTCATGATATAGGCAAATTGAAAATTAGTAAAGAATTACTTGAAAAGACATCATCATTAAGCCCAGAAGATTTAGAGGAATTTAAAAAGCATCCTGTCTATGGATACGAGATTGCTAAAAATATTCCTGACCTGCACACGCATATAACACAGGCAATTCTTATGCATCATGAGAGAGAGGATGGAAGCGGATATCCCATTGGCCTAAAGGGAGATAAGATCAATACATTTTCCAAAATTATTTCAATGGCCGATTTATATGATAATATGATATTTGAAGGGAATAATACTATGAATACACCCTTCGATGTCATAAGAAAGATAGAAAGAATGGGTTTTGGCTATTTTGATATTAAGGTGAGTATGGCCTTTTTATCAAATATATCAAACTGTTACATTGGCGCCAAAGTAAGATTAAGCAATGGAGATATAGGAGAGATTAGTGGTATCATTCCGACTAATATTTCTAATCCCATTGTAAAAGTAGGAGACAAGTCGATTAGTACTGCAGATGGGAAGATAAGCATTGTTGAGATTTTAGGCAAGGAAGTAAGCTTGGCACAATAAAAAATTGTGATATTAAGATATTGTAATTAGGTGTCATTTTTGGGATAAACCTATGGAAGTCATAGAAACGGTTATAACAAGCCTCGTTGCCAAATTAGATATCTTAAGAGGCAGGTTCATAAGGCCTATAATAAACCCTGCAGTATTTTGAAAGAATTGCCCGAAGAAGCTAACGACACACAAAAAAAGGAAATAGGGGACAGATCATTTCTATATACCTTATAATGCTAATAAGGAATGATCTGTCCCCTATAAACATTACTGTACTTCACCTCTGCCCTATCAACTATGTGTTCTTCATAGGGCCTGGGGGATGGTACAGACCTAGTGTATCCGTATGCTTTTCTTTTAGACACAGAGAATATGGATTTTAACTAGGGATAATAATATTTAAAAAGATAGATGAACAGCGTAAATATACTGTCATCTTTTTCTTATATTAAAATATATGAATTTACTTAAAGGAGCAGAAATACATTCTGCAAAAAGGAGATAAAATGACGAGAACATTTTATGAATTAGGCCTGGACACATTCTTAACAAAAGCCCTCGAGATGGAGAGCATTCAAAATCCAACTGCTATACAGGAAAAGGTTATACCTGCCGCTCTTGAAAATAAGGACATAATTGGACAGTCTGAGACAGGAACGGGAAAAACTCTTGCTTATCTTCTGCCTCTATTTAAAAAAATCAATACAGGCATAAGGGAAATTCAGGCCTTGATAGTAGCACCTACCCATGAACTTGCAATACAGATACAAAGGCAGATAGAAAACCTGGCTGGAAATTCCGGCATATCCGTTACATCTGCGCCCATAATAGGCAATGTAAATATAAAAAGGCAGGTAGAAAAGCTTAAAGAAAAGCCCCATATAATAGTAGGTTCTCCAGGCAGGATACTGGAGCTTATAAAGATGAAGAAAATATCTGCTCATACCATAAAAACCATAGTAATCGATGAAGCAGACAGGCTGCTGGATGATAATAATATTACCAATATAAAAGCAATCATTAAAAGCACATTGAAAGAGCGGCAGCTAATGATGTTTTCTGCAACCATGCCTAAAAGGACGATAGATGCCGCTGCTGAATTGATGAAGGATCCTGAGGTTATAAAAATCGAAGATAAGGAAAAAATTAATTCCGGCATAACCCATATGTATTTTATTGCAGAGCAAAGAGAAAAAATTGAGGTCTTAAGAAAACTGGTGCACAGTATAAATCCGGATAAGGCATTGGTATTTGTAAACAAGAGCGATGAAATTGAGATTATAACATCTAAATTGCAATACCACGGTATTAAGGCAGAAAGTATACATGGCACGTCTGTAAAGCTTGATCGGAAAAAGGCCCTGGATGATTTCAGAGCCGGCAGAATAAATCTGCTTGTAGCATCAGATATTGCAGCAAGGGGACTTGATATAAGAGGTGTTACCCATATATTCAATCTTGATCTTCCGGAAGAACCAAAGGCCTATCTTCACAGGGCAGGAAGGACGGGCAGGGCAGGAGAAAAAGGTACCAGTATATCAATAATCACCGAAAGGGAGAAAAAGTACATAGATGAATATCAAAAAAAATTTAGCCTGACTGTTGAACCAAAGGTTATTTATAAAGGCAGAATATTCGATAGCAGAAGGAGGGCAAAAAGGATTTCAAAAAAGTAACAGGAGGGTTTATAATAGATAGAGGAAAGGGGACACAACTAACGTTATGCCTCAGCGCAAAATGTCCCCATGGCTAACGAAGTTAGTGATATTAATATAATTTATCTGCCTATTAGATTTGATTGTTTAATATGATGACGGAAAGTGGGATAAACATGGTAATTAAAAAACTAAAGACATATGCTGATCTTGTGATGTTTGAACATACTTTATTTGCTCTTCCTTATGCATTGGCTGCTGTTTTTATGGCATATGACGGATTGCCTGATCTCAAGACTCTGTTTTGGGTGCTATGTGCAATGGTGGGGTCAAGAAACGGTGCAAATGCCTTAAACAGGCTGGTGGATGCTGAGATTGACGGTAAAAATAAAAGGACGGCACACAGGCACATCCCTTCGGGATTGGTTAAAAAGAAGGAAGTACTGCTACTAACGATATTTTGTTTCGCTCTTTTTGTATTTTCCGCATTTATGCTGAATCCTGTATGCGTAATGCTGCTGCCAATACCTGCAGCACTGTTTATAGTATATTCATATACCAAGAGGTTCACCTGGCTGTGCCATTTAATACTCGGCAT
This window harbors:
- a CDS encoding HD-GYP domain-containing protein, with the translated sequence MKISKRKISVSECKEQDIIAENIVNKNGIMMVAENTVVNEKIKRKLIELQVADVIVIRENESWEETARNSDPLLEADFSKFKEKYVKRTRNVKKILDNLAEGYTVTGETINYIVESFYEDIMKNRRIIEYICRMENMDQQTYSHSINVSIYSMMIGKWMGLPGIQIRDLMKAGMLHDIGKLKISKELLEKTSSLSPEDLEEFKKHPVYGYEIAKNIPDLHTHITQAILMHHEREDGSGYPIGLKGDKINTFSKIISMADLYDNMIFEGNNTMNTPFDVIRKIERMGFGYFDIKVSMAFLSNISNCYIGAKVRLSNGDIGEISGIIPTNISNPIVKVGDKSISTADGKISIVEILGKEVSLAQ
- a CDS encoding DEAD/DEAH box helicase; amino-acid sequence: MTRTFYELGLDTFLTKALEMESIQNPTAIQEKVIPAALENKDIIGQSETGTGKTLAYLLPLFKKINTGIREIQALIVAPTHELAIQIQRQIENLAGNSGISVTSAPIIGNVNIKRQVEKLKEKPHIIVGSPGRILELIKMKKISAHTIKTIVIDEADRLLDDNNITNIKAIIKSTLKERQLMMFSATMPKRTIDAAAELMKDPEVIKIEDKEKINSGITHMYFIAEQREKIEVLRKLVHSINPDKALVFVNKSDEIEIITSKLQYHGIKAESIHGTSVKLDRKKALDDFRAGRINLLVASDIAARGLDIRGVTHIFNLDLPEEPKAYLHRAGRTGRAGEKGTSISIITEREKKYIDEYQKKFSLTVEPKVIYKGRIFDSRRRAKRISKK